The DNA window GGCAACATATCTAAATTGCTAGCCTGCGGATTCTTCCCGAGATGAAACTTGGGGCTAGAAATAGTCTGGGTTAACCCATTGTATACCTATAATACCATGTTAAACCCAACATTTTCTTCAGTTAAGTTTTCAAATGGAAGATGTCAGATAGAAGCAAAATAGCCATCATTACCTTCAAAGCAACTTCAGGTTTAACGATGGGATCACTTAATCCTACATGCTTAATCTGGGCTATGCACTCTCTCATGGAGCCATACGCTTCGACTGTTCTCACTTTGCATTTCGTTTCTTTTGACCCAGCAAGCGTGTCTCCCAAAGTTCTTATAGCATTGACTTGCTGTGAATCAAAATAGTCTCTAGGATCCTGTCCAAACAAGAGATCTTGAACTAGCTGtgtaaaataaaactatatcaTGTCATGTCAAGAATATCATACCTTGATAAAAAGAGGTGCAATGGGAGGATCTTGAGGTGCCTGGAGATCATCAATCTCAGCCATCCGAGAAATCCTTTCCACTTGTTCTTGATAAGCTTCTTTATCAGACACTTCATTAGCCAATTCCACTGCAACAACAgccaaaaaacaaaaatatatatatatatatatatatatatgtgaaatgaGGAAAAGGACAAGAAAAGGTCAAAACATAACTGTGATACAAAtaaacaagaaaagaaaatgatacTAACCCTGCTTTGACTTGGCAAGTGCTTCAGCAACAGATCTCGTGTCACCCAACTCTCCGTCTGTGTGAAGTCAAAGGGACAAAAGAATACCTGATCAAGTTAAATAACCCAAACTGATCGTTCTTGAAAGCACAAATAATTCCAAACAAAATCAAGCAAAAATGACTAGTAAGGGATGAATTATTCGTTAGATTTCCTAGCAGTTAAAAACATAGTATCTAATAGAGACTACACAGACCAATTAACTTCTTTTCTGAACATAGGTCATTGCATAAAAAAGTGTCATTTAAACAAcgacaaaagaaaaaacaaagaagatgacaaaaaatgcggcaacaaaacaaaaaacaaacaaaagcAACAGTTACAGCAAAGAAAAAGCAGAGAAAAAGCAAAGGCCAAGGCAAAGACCAGACCAACTAACTTCTTAGGTCAGagatatatttaacttaaaaggAGCATTTAATAAACTGCAAGTCCAATGGATTCCATAACAAACTTGGGGTGATTTGTTGCATGTGGAGTCACTAAtcatatcaaattcaaataaatggAAGAAGTAAGAATAAACAGAAGGGCATGGTTGCAGGAGCACTTGAAGGTATCAattgcaaaaataaaattaatgttttattaacttTAGCTGCATTTAGCATGACCCTAGTCCCTCATGAGTGCCATTTGGCGTGCTAGGATATAGTAGAATGCGAGTGAACAATGACAAAACATCATATATAATAGATATTGTCCCCAAGTGTGAATACTAACATATCTTTTAAGAAATCACTAACCAAGAAAATATAGTAAGTGTTATGTAATAACCTCCTCAATGAAACAGCCAATAGTTGCCCATTTCTGGGGCTTCTCAGGCACAAATGTTTCACATGGCTTCTAATCAATCTAATTTTAACTCCTTGTTGTTTTATTATGGTATACAAGATATTTCTTCAATTATTGATTTtagttttaacataaaaaaattctatCAAAAAGATATTTCTCCCAGATGGATTAAGTATATCGATCCatttatattgtttattaaaTCTAAAGCAATAAATTCATCTGGTTAGTTAGATTAACCTAACAGAATGATTGTTTTACCAGGTGTTACCAAG is part of the Impatiens glandulifera chromosome 1, dImpGla2.1, whole genome shotgun sequence genome and encodes:
- the LOC124937584 gene encoding general transcription and DNA repair factor IIH subunit TFB1-1-like translates to MALVILYQQITCAPRYAKFTNSYGSFLDGELGDTRSVAEALAKSKQVELANEVSDKEAYQEQVERISRMAEIDDLQAPQDPPIAPLFIKDPRDYFDSQQVNAIRTLGDTLAGSKETKCKVRTVEAYGSMRECIAQIKHVGLSDPIVKPEVALKVYNGLTQTISSPKFHLGKNPQASNLDMLPSSTKHDILHNWTSIQELLKHFWSSYPITTSYLYTKVNRLKDAMSTTYTRLQEMPAQSEFRHEVSLLVKPMIQTLDAAFAHYDADLERRSEKSGDKRKGGGGFVA